DNA from Triticum aestivum cultivar Chinese Spring chromosome 7D, IWGSC CS RefSeq v2.1, whole genome shotgun sequence:
GGGCTTACCGGCGCAACGCGCTGCGCGAGGAGGGCGCGTGCAAGCTCGTGAAGGTGGCCGTGGATGGCGCCCCCTACCTGCGCAAGGTGGACCTCGCCGCGCACGGCGggtacgaggccctgctccgcgcGCTCCACGGCATGTTCGCGCCGTGCCTCGCCGTCCGTGGCGAAGGCGAGCTCGGGAGCAGGCTCGTGGACGCGGCCACCGGCGCCGAGTACGTGCCCACCTACGAGGACAGGGACGGCGACTGGATGCTCGTTGGAGACGTCCCCTGGAAGTAAGCAAATCAAACTCCTTGCCATAGTTCTTGCAGATTTAAGGTTTCCCCGACCAAATGTGCTAATCTGATTCAAATCATGTCAATGCAGGATGTTCGTCGAGTCCTGCAAGCGGATCCGACTCATGAAGAGCTCCGAGGCCGTCAACCTAGGTAAGGAACCGATAATCTAAGATCATGTCCTACAACTACAATCAGCATCTGACAAATGAAGATGAACACGCACAAACACATCGTACAAGTACCAAGTTACTAACGTCTCTTAATTTGTTTGACGCAGCTCCAAGACCATCTTCCTAATGATCACCAGGCACGGTTGATCTGCCTGGACTTGATTCAGAAGGTGTGCAATGGAAGAGGCTTGGCTGATCAGGTCCTCCATGTACCTATACAGTAGGATATAAACATATACCAGTGATGTGCTGTACTTGTCAAGTAGATTTGTTCTTAGTTTCTTCCATGTTTCGATCGGCTTCTTCATGTTCGCCGTTGCCACAGGTCACGTACAGTCTTGTGGTTGTGGGCAAGGGACATATCACATCTGCACGGTACATGTTGGTGCTGTTGTTGTTAGACTCTTGTGCCTTGCTGCACTGTAAGGTCACGAGATTTACAAGTACAATCTCTGTCATTTCTTTCTGTCGCGActttagctgcctgcctgcctgcctctgtTTGTGCCATCTTTCCATCAATGCTGCAGTAGTAGTACGTGCTGTGTCTTGTTCTTTTGGTTGGGAACTCCGGTCTTGTTTGGGTCAACAGATGGTGATTGCTGTGGATACCAGTGGCAGTGGGAATCTATGTGTTGGACAATTTGGCACCGAAGGAAACAGCGCAGAAACTCAACTAATAGTGCAACTGAAAGGTCCAGTTGCTCTGCTAAACTTGCGCCAGGTGCCTCTGTCGTAAGAGTATTTTCTTTTACCTTGAAGTTCAGCTAGCCCCTCAACCTAAAATCTTGGCAACAGTAACATGTTTATTATTGCCTTAATTCATGAAGAAAATTAGATTTATGCAACTCCCAAGTTCATATTTTGTAGATACGTAACTATAAAACCATTGCAAAGTGGCATTGGTTGCTGCCAAGAGGATCgaatatggtcttcacaaacgccgcTCACTGAGGATAGTTATCATCAGCAAGGTAGTACTCACTGTTGTAGTTGTGTCCGTTGACAGTGTAGGCTTTAGAGCAGTCGTGTGTCAGCGAGTCTATCACGGTTTAGAACTCCTCCCTTAGATCAGCCCTTGATGTTCAGAATGTGCTCCACTTCCCTCTCCATTTCTTCCTGGATGtttatcatcatcatcaactcagcATCTTCGTCGTTTGAATCCGacaaatcgatgaactctttttgaaTGAATTCATCAATCTTCTTGTTTTGATACTCCTCACCCTACGAACCTGATGAATCCGTCGTTTTGGCTACAAATTTTTTTGCTTGGACATTTTATCAAACATATAAATGCCAAGCTATATGatgggagtgttggaaatatgccctagtcgCAATAATAAATGTATTATTAAATTTCCATGGTCATAATTAAATTTGTATCTCTATGTTATAGTTATACTTGTTCTTCAATATGAGATTCAGATAAAAACTCAGTTACATGCCTGGAAATATAAACAACAATATGATTCCCGGTcatgcctctaggactagctcatgtattgatgatgatcttgttttcCTGAGCATGAGCATTGTTAAAGTAATAAGGATGCTATCAATAATGAAAACACATTGTTACAAGAAAAATGATGTTGCATAGATCTTCAATATGAACGTCACTCTGTAATTCGGTGACAATAAAAGAAACTTACGGGTATATACCAGAAACATGTATCTCGGTATCAATAGTTCAAGACCAGGATTTGCTTCTCTGGCCATGTGTGCGCTAGGATTGTTATGgttaatttgctatttttaagtcATTAAATGATTTGTATTACTTAATGGAGGTAAATGCAAGGGTTTAAATATAGATAATGAGCctgatgtttttttttcattttgatatTTGAAATGTAGTGGTTTATGTTGAGTGTGGAAAAAATTTCAAGCCCAACCGAGTAAGCAGCGGTCGCTTTGCATGTCAACGGGCTCCGGAAATGCCTAGAAATGCAGTTAATGACTTAAATATAGCAAACAAACTCCGGAAATTCAAATTTTAGGCATGTTAAATGTAATGGTGTGTGTTGAGAGTAGAAACAATTTCAAGGTCAACCGGCGGAGCAGCAACTTCACATGCAAACCTGGGCCATTCTGTCTCGAGACCTAGTTCCTTACTTGGAGATGGCCAGGTTTGTAAGTAGTCTATGTGACAACTTTGCCATAACATCCTTAAATTTTAACCATAACCTACAAGGGCCATAtagtgacaccatgccatgtttcgTAATATTTGGGCTTCATTTGAATTTCTTTCAATTAAAATGCCACCAACCTTGTTAGTGCCCAAGTCTTGGGCAACGAGTGTTTGGGAATCCTCTTCTTTTCTTAATTAATGCCTAAACCATAGAATAAATGGCACCAACAAGTTTTTTAAACCCTCAGTTGGCGATTATttcatgtacatgtagttcaaatctgaaaGCATTTAATTGGTTAAATATAGCAAACGGACcttaaaaatgcaaaaaaattacATGATGCATGTGAGTGGAAAAATTTCAAGGTCAACTGACAAAGTAGTGGTCGATTCATGTGGAAACCTGGTGTGTTCCCTCTCAAAACCTAGTTTCTTACTTGGAGATGGTACGGTTTGTTAGTAGTTTGCGTGACAACATTTGCGAAACATAATTAATTTTGTACCACGCTCTCTATGGTCAAATTTGTGACATGTATGATAGTATGGTGTATGTtgaatatgcaaaaagtttcaaggTCAAATGATGAAGCAACTATGAGTTCGCCGAGTTCAGCCCCTCTGCAGTTGAGCTGTCACTGTATGGGTACTGTAGCTTTAAAACCTACCATCCATTATAATTTATGGATTtgttatttcacatctagatgtcaAATAGCTACTTCAAATCTAACACCCCAACCACACATCAAAGTGTTACAGGATTCGTGCAAAGGGACAACTGGTTTTTTGGGGGTAAAACAACTGGTTGTTTTGCCTTTTCTTCACGTGGGCAACGcttcctccttttttttcttttagcaACCTTCCTCGTTGTCTAAGCTGGCTCGTTATTTGTGTGGGCTACGCAAGTTGTATACATGGGCCATTGCTTGTGGAGGTGTCTGGGccgcattttattttgtttttattgtttCAGAGGAGTCATGGAGTGCTTTTGAGATGGACAACATGGGGCCGTGATCCGTGACGTTATTTTTCTtcatttatctctattttcttCATCCGATTTTGCCTTTGgttatttttctgtttgtttttctttttttctttttttcaaattGGTGAATATGACTTTTTTGAATATCTTTTTATAATTTTtggattttttaaattttttgtgaACACCTTCTCAATTCGTGAATGTTTTTATACGTAATTGCGAAATTGTATCTAATGATTTTTAGGGATGTGTCTTCTATGTTTGCCACTGCTTGTTGTCCGTTGGAGCTTGTTATTATAATGTTTGCGTAAAACTTTGATCTCCCAACGTTGGATGATGTATTCCCGTGTCTCCTTGTTCTGTTTTGTCCACTTGTCCCGTAACTAAGGCCCAATCCATTTTTTTCTAGGTGCAAGTCCAACCACACACTAACATGCAATAGAGGTCCCATCTTTTTTCCAGTTGCAAATCCAGCCTCGATACCAACTGTGGGCCCAACCAATTTTGTGTCAGTTGCATCTCCAATCTCGATACGCAAGGGGGGAGGGGTCCGACCCATttttccctagttgcaagtccacactAGATACACAACTGGGGCCCAACTTTTTTGACCCCCATTTTTTGCAACTCCACCCTTGAAATACATCTTTGTTTTCCTAGTTACAAGTCCAACCTCGATACGCAACCGGGCTCGACCAATTGttctcctagttgcaagtccaccctcaacacAAAACTGGGGTTCCAACTCTATTTTGTCCCATTTTGCAACTCCACCCCCAACATGCAACTGGGGAGCCTGTATTTTTGTGAGAGTTGCAACTCCAACCCCAGTGAGCCACCGGCACCGACCCATTTttctcccagttgcaagtccacccctgACACGAAACTGGAGTTTCGACCAATTTTTTTGTCTAAGTTGCAACTTCACCTCCTATATGCAACTGAGGAGCCCGCATGTTTTCCTAGTTAAAAGTCCGCTTCGATACACAACTAGACCGAACCCcctttttgtcctagttgcaaatcCACCCTCGACGGGCAATGAGGGACCCGACCCTTTATgttccagttgcaactccaccccgaCATGTAGTTGGGAGGACCCACCTTGTTTTTTTGTCCTCGTTAAAAATCCACCCTCAATACGCAACTAGGCCCGAACCCCATTTTGttctagttgcaagtccacactTGACACGCAACTCGGTGCCCTTATTTTTCCCAGTTGCCACTCAACCACCGAGATGCAACTTGGGGGATGACTTATTATGTCCCAAGTTACAAGTCCACCCTTGATACACAACTGGACCCTACCCTTTTTTACCCAATTGCAAGCCTACCCTCGACACACAACTCGGGAAGGGGTGACACATTTT
Protein-coding regions in this window:
- the LOC123168485 gene encoding auxin-responsive protein IAA23, which translates into the protein MSTSSTNSAESPAVSGLDYDDTALTLALPGSSADDRKRAHHDEHDKPPSPKARAVGWPPVRAYRRNALREEGACKLVKVAVDGAPYLRKVDLAAHGGYEALLRALHGMFAPCLAVRGEGELGSRLVDAATGAEYVPTYEDRDGDWMLVGDVPWKMFVESCKRIRLMKSSEAVNLAPRPSS